A window of Candidatus Methylomirabilota bacterium contains these coding sequences:
- a CDS encoding Asp-tRNA(Asn)/Glu-tRNA(Gln) amidotransferase GatCAB subunit B: MSPNPQSPIPNPQFEAVIGLEVHAQLLTRSKVFCGCSTTFGASPNSQTCPVCLGMPGSLPVLNRRAIEFAIRTALALGCDITPTCRFHRKNYFYPDMPKNYQISQYELPLAWRGSIEFPVDGITRRVRIHRLHLEEDVGKLLHAGTLQEADYSLVDFNRSGVPLMEIVSEPDIRTPEEAAEYLRQLRAILVYLGVCDGNMEEGSLRCDANVSLRHAGTEGLGVKAEVKNMNSFKSVQKALAYEIRRQAQVLTEGGKVVQETRLWDADQELTLSMRSKEYAHDYRYFPEPDLVPLTALPEWIDEIRTTLRELPQQRRARFVQEYGIPDYDATVLTASRPLADYYEAVAMPSGEPKLASNWVMVELLGHLNKDGRDIIDSPIPPAELTALLTLLQRGTISGKIAKTVFEQMYQTGKSAELIVREQGLTQISDQDELRRIVEEVLAAHPGPVADYRKGKVQSLTFLVGMVMKVSRGKANPRAVNELLIARLKGEEPGGAG; encoded by the coding sequence ATGAGCCCCAATCCCCAATCCCCAATCCCCAATCCCCAATTTGAGGCGGTCATCGGGCTGGAGGTGCATGCCCAGCTCTTGACCAGATCCAAGGTCTTCTGCGGCTGCAGCACCACCTTCGGCGCCTCGCCCAACAGCCAGACCTGTCCCGTCTGTCTGGGGATGCCCGGGTCGTTACCGGTCCTGAACAGACGGGCCATCGAGTTCGCCATCCGGACCGCGCTGGCCCTGGGATGTGATATTACCCCGACGTGCCGTTTCCACCGGAAGAACTACTTCTATCCCGACATGCCGAAGAACTATCAGATCTCGCAGTACGAGCTTCCGCTCGCCTGGCGCGGATCCATCGAATTTCCCGTCGATGGGATAACCCGGCGTGTCCGCATCCATCGCCTTCACCTCGAGGAGGACGTCGGCAAGCTGCTGCACGCCGGCACACTCCAGGAGGCGGACTACAGCCTGGTGGACTTTAACCGCAGCGGCGTCCCATTAATGGAGATCGTCAGCGAGCCCGATATCCGCACCCCCGAGGAGGCTGCGGAGTACCTCCGGCAGCTTCGGGCGATCCTGGTCTATCTGGGCGTCTGCGACGGCAACATGGAGGAAGGAAGCCTGCGTTGTGACGCCAATGTGTCGTTGCGCCACGCCGGAACCGAAGGACTCGGGGTCAAGGCCGAGGTCAAGAACATGAACTCCTTCAAGAGCGTACAGAAGGCCCTGGCCTATGAGATCCGGCGGCAGGCACAGGTCCTGACGGAAGGGGGAAAGGTCGTCCAGGAGACGCGGTTGTGGGACGCCGATCAGGAGTTGACCCTGTCGATGCGCAGCAAAGAGTACGCGCATGACTACCGCTATTTCCCCGAACCCGACCTGGTCCCGTTGACCGCCTTGCCGGAGTGGATTGACGAGATCCGCACCACGCTCCGGGAGCTGCCGCAACAACGACGCGCCCGGTTTGTTCAAGAGTACGGGATCCCAGACTATGATGCCACTGTGCTTACGGCTTCCAGGCCGCTGGCCGATTATTACGAGGCGGTCGCCATGCCCTCCGGGGAGCCGAAACTCGCCAGCAACTGGGTGATGGTCGAGCTCCTGGGCCATCTGAACAAAGATGGCCGGGACATTATCGACAGCCCGATTCCGCCCGCGGAACTCACTGCACTGCTGACGCTGTTGCAGCGTGGAACCATCAGCGGCAAGATCGCGAAAACGGTCTTTGAGCAGATGTATCAGACCGGAAAATCGGCCGAGCTGATCGTCAGGGAGCAGGGACTGACCCAGATCTCCGACCAGGACGAACTGCGCCGGATTGTCGAGGAGGTGCTTGCCGCGCACCCTGGGCCGGTCGCCGACTACCGAAAAGGGAAGGTGCAAAGCCTCACCTTCCTGGTCGGCATGGTCATGAAGGTCAGCCGCGGAAAAGCCAACCCGCGGGCGGTCAATGAGTTGCTGATCGCGCGGCTCAAGGGTGAAGAACCCGGAGGAGCGGGGTGA
- the gatA gene encoding Asp-tRNA(Asn)/Glu-tRNA(Gln) amidotransferase GatCAB subunit A (allows the formation of correctly charged Asn-tRNA(Asn) or Gln-tRNA(Gln) through the transamidation of misacylated Asp-tRNA(Asn) or Glu-tRNA(Gln) in organisms which lack either or both of asparaginyl-tRNA or glutaminyl-tRNA synthetases; reaction takes place in the presence of glutamine and ATP through an activated phospho-Asp-tRNA(Asn) or phospho-Glu-tRNA), whose protein sequence is MDLTRLTIHEMQELLTRREVSAVELVRSALDRIERVDEQVKAYITLTAEAALAQAETVDRLRAAGTPLPPLAGIPLAIKDVICTQGVRTTCASRILEPYVPPYDATVIRRLKAQETVLLGKTNMDEFAMGSSTENSAFFRTRNPWALDYVPGGSSGGSAAAVAADLCAASLGSDTGGSIRQPASFCGIAGLKPTYGRVSRYGLVAFASSLDQIGPFTKDIRDAAMMLQAIAGHDPHDSTSAELPVPDYCAALTGDVRGVRIGIPNEYFVEGMDPEVEAAVWTAIRTLEELGGRQEQVALPSTPYAIATYYLVATAEASSNLARYDGVKYGYRTSRPADLLEMYQRSRREGFGPEVKRRIMLGTYALSAGYYDAYYLKAQKVRTLIRRDFERAFEACEVIVTPTSPTPPFKFGEKMDDPLQMYLSDIFTISVNLAGLPGISIPCGFTKAGLPIGLQLIGKPFDEATILRVAHAYEQATNWRRHTPPL, encoded by the coding sequence GTGGACCTCACCCGACTCACCATCCATGAGATGCAAGAGCTGCTGACACGGCGCGAGGTCAGCGCCGTCGAACTCGTCCGCTCGGCGCTGGATCGGATCGAGCGCGTCGATGAACAGGTCAAGGCGTACATCACCCTGACGGCGGAGGCGGCTCTGGCGCAGGCGGAGACGGTCGATCGGCTGCGCGCCGCCGGTACGCCGCTGCCGCCGTTGGCCGGTATCCCGCTGGCGATTAAGGATGTCATCTGTACGCAAGGGGTGCGGACCACCTGCGCCTCGCGGATCCTGGAACCATATGTGCCGCCCTACGACGCGACGGTGATCCGTCGGCTCAAGGCGCAAGAAACGGTCCTGCTGGGCAAAACCAATATGGACGAGTTCGCCATGGGCTCTTCGACGGAGAACTCAGCCTTCTTTCGAACGCGCAATCCCTGGGCGCTCGACTATGTCCCGGGCGGCTCTTCGGGTGGTTCTGCCGCCGCCGTGGCGGCCGACCTCTGCGCCGCCTCGCTCGGCAGCGACACAGGGGGATCGATCAGGCAACCCGCCAGTTTCTGCGGCATTGCAGGCCTCAAGCCGACCTATGGCCGCGTCTCCCGCTACGGGCTGGTCGCCTTCGCCTCATCCCTCGATCAGATCGGACCGTTTACCAAAGATATTCGCGATGCCGCCATGATGCTGCAGGCGATCGCCGGGCATGATCCGCACGATTCGACCTCGGCGGAGCTGCCGGTTCCCGATTACTGTGCCGCGCTGACCGGGGACGTTCGCGGGGTGCGCATCGGGATTCCCAATGAGTACTTCGTCGAGGGGATGGACCCGGAGGTCGAGGCGGCCGTCTGGACGGCCATCCGGACGCTGGAGGAGTTGGGCGGACGTCAGGAACAGGTGGCGCTTCCCAGCACCCCGTACGCCATCGCGACCTACTATCTGGTGGCAACCGCCGAGGCCAGCAGCAACCTGGCCCGCTACGACGGCGTCAAGTACGGCTATCGGACCTCAAGGCCGGCCGACCTGCTGGAGATGTACCAGCGCAGCCGTCGGGAGGGGTTCGGACCCGAGGTCAAGCGTCGGATCATGCTTGGGACCTATGCGCTGTCGGCCGGGTATTACGATGCCTACTATCTCAAGGCGCAAAAGGTCCGAACGCTGATCCGTCGCGACTTCGAGCGGGCATTCGAGGCGTGCGAGGTGATTGTGACCCCGACCTCGCCGACGCCGCCATTTAAATTCGGCGAGAAGATGGACGATCCGCTTCAGATGTACCTTTCGGACATCTTTACGATCTCCGTCAACCTGGCAGGTCTGCCGGGCATCTCGATCCCGTGCGGGTTCACCAAGGCGGGACTGCCGATCGGATTACAACTGATCGGCAAACCGTTCGATGAGGCGACGATCCTGAGGGTGGCGCATGCCTATGAGCAGGCGACCAACTGGCGCCGGCACACGCCCCCGTTGTGA
- a CDS encoding Asp-tRNA(Asn)/Glu-tRNA(Gln) amidotransferase subunit GatB, whose amino-acid sequence MKITPEEVEHVARLARLELTVEEKERMRAQLDSILSYIDTLNELDTSAVEPTSHVLPMTNVFREDKVTPSLVQEAVLANAPDRHDLFFRVPRILEE is encoded by the coding sequence ATGAAGATTACGCCTGAAGAGGTTGAGCACGTCGCCCGCCTGGCCCGCCTGGAGCTGACCGTCGAAGAGAAGGAGCGGATGCGGGCCCAACTCGACTCCATCTTAAGCTATATCGACACACTGAATGAGCTCGATACGTCGGCCGTCGAGCCGACCTCTCATGTCCTGCCGATGACCAACGTCTTTCGTGAGGATAAGGTCACGCCGTCGCTGGTCCAGGAGGCGGTCCTGGCCAATGCGCCGGATCGCCACGACCTCTTCTTCCGCGTCCCGAGAATCCTGGAGGAATAA
- a CDS encoding DNA helicase II yields the protein MNSHAIITDLNPRQAEAVLHTKGPLLVLAGAGSGKTRVITRRIAYLIGHCGVPPWNILAVTFTNKAAGEMKRRVADLLGHTDMSPALSSPAASFDRLRTSGWGIDGVWVGTFHSTCVRILRKHGAALGIKGSFVIYDDGDQLSLMRDCLRAQNLSERSLNPRAILSRISRAKNELLSAEEYAVQANDRMEERTAKLYLMYQERLDGLQALDFDDLLMATVRLFERHPEVLAAYQDLWRYILVDEYQDTNHAQYRLIHLLASRYGNLCVVGDDDQSIYRWRGADLNNILDFERDHPGCTVIRMEQNYRSTQQILQGAGGVVAHNYGRKGKILWTENEVGEPIVLYRALDETDEALFAARTIQSRVADDGSGYDDYAIFYRTNAQSRVLEEALRQALIPYVIVGGLRFYERKEIKDLLAYLRWVVNPADSVSFKRLVNAPARGIGPATIAKLELLAMQGKTTIWEACGRAVREKLLNTKQQAAMEGLLRLIGEVRTQSAVVPIPDLITELITRSGYAEELAQERTPEAENRLENLKEMVTAAQEFAERNADGGLAAFLDSVALISDLDEYADGRGAVTLMTLHTAKGLEFDTVLIVGLEEGIFPHALAMPDERELEEERRLCYVGMTRARRRLYLASARQRRLYGNRSFNLPSRFLDEIPPDVLQVRDPWESRSAGPPPSIVSRVRRDDDEPFVDRLYPGARIRHPDFGVGVIRERTGSGDDLKVVVRFNGAGDKKLMVKYAQLEQA from the coding sequence GTGAACTCCCACGCGATCATCACCGATCTGAACCCGCGACAGGCGGAGGCGGTCCTGCATACCAAAGGACCGCTCCTGGTGCTGGCGGGGGCCGGTTCGGGGAAGACCCGGGTGATCACCCGGCGGATCGCCTATCTGATCGGCCACTGCGGGGTCCCGCCCTGGAACATCCTGGCGGTGACCTTTACGAACAAGGCCGCCGGCGAGATGAAGCGGCGGGTGGCGGATCTGTTGGGACACACCGATATGAGCCCTGCCCTGAGCAGTCCAGCCGCATCCTTCGACAGGCTCAGGACGAGCGGATGGGGCATCGATGGGGTCTGGGTCGGGACGTTTCATTCTACCTGCGTCCGGATTTTGCGGAAGCATGGCGCGGCGCTGGGCATCAAGGGTTCTTTTGTTATCTATGACGACGGCGATCAGTTGAGCCTCATGCGGGACTGTCTGCGAGCGCAGAATCTATCCGAGCGCTCTCTGAACCCTCGCGCCATCCTCTCCCGCATCAGCCGCGCGAAGAATGAACTCCTCTCCGCCGAGGAGTATGCCGTGCAGGCGAACGACCGAATGGAGGAGCGAACCGCCAAACTGTACCTTATGTATCAGGAGCGGCTGGATGGCCTTCAGGCGCTCGACTTCGACGATCTGCTGATGGCGACGGTACGCCTCTTCGAGCGCCATCCCGAGGTGTTGGCGGCCTATCAGGACCTGTGGCGCTACATCCTGGTGGACGAGTATCAGGATACCAACCACGCCCAATACCGCCTGATCCATCTGCTGGCGAGCCGATATGGCAATCTCTGCGTCGTGGGCGACGACGACCAGTCGATCTATCGGTGGCGCGGCGCAGATCTCAACAACATTCTAGACTTCGAACGGGACCATCCGGGTTGTACGGTGATCCGGATGGAGCAGAACTATCGATCGACCCAGCAGATCCTCCAAGGGGCGGGCGGCGTCGTCGCGCACAACTACGGTCGAAAGGGAAAGATCCTCTGGACCGAGAACGAGGTCGGCGAACCGATCGTCCTGTATCGGGCGCTCGACGAAACCGATGAGGCCCTGTTCGCTGCGCGCACCATCCAAAGCCGGGTCGCCGATGACGGATCAGGTTACGACGACTATGCCATCTTCTATCGAACCAACGCACAGTCCCGGGTCCTGGAGGAGGCGTTGCGGCAGGCCCTGATCCCGTACGTCATCGTGGGCGGGCTTCGCTTCTATGAACGGAAAGAGATCAAGGATCTGTTGGCCTACCTGCGTTGGGTTGTCAATCCGGCCGACAGCGTCAGCTTCAAACGACTGGTGAATGCGCCGGCCCGCGGGATCGGACCGGCGACGATCGCGAAGCTGGAACTGCTGGCGATGCAAGGGAAGACCACGATCTGGGAGGCGTGCGGACGCGCAGTACGGGAGAAGCTGCTCAACACCAAGCAGCAGGCGGCTATGGAGGGATTGCTGCGCCTGATTGGAGAGGTTCGGACACAATCGGCCGTCGTCCCGATTCCGGATCTGATCACGGAACTGATTACTCGGTCCGGGTACGCCGAGGAGTTGGCGCAGGAGCGGACGCCGGAGGCCGAGAACCGTCTGGAAAACCTGAAGGAGATGGTGACCGCTGCCCAGGAGTTTGCCGAGCGCAATGCAGACGGCGGGCTGGCGGCGTTCCTTGACTCGGTCGCCCTGATCAGCGACCTCGATGAGTACGCTGATGGCCGGGGCGCGGTGACGCTCATGACGCTTCATACGGCCAAGGGCCTGGAGTTTGACACGGTCCTGATAGTCGGACTGGAGGAGGGGATCTTCCCGCACGCCCTTGCTATGCCCGATGAGCGGGAACTGGAGGAGGAGCGGCGGCTCTGTTATGTCGGCATGACCAGGGCCAGGCGACGGCTGTATCTCGCGTCGGCGCGACAGCGCCGTCTGTACGGCAACCGGAGCTTTAACCTCCCGTCACGATTCCTGGATGAAATCCCGCCGGACGTCCTGCAGGTCCGCGATCCCTGGGAATCCCGATCGGCGGGTCCCCCACCCTCTATCGTTTCCCGTGTCCGACGTGACGACGACGAGCCGTTCGTCGATCGCCTCTACCCCGGCGCCCGTATCCGACATCCCGACTTCGGCGTCGGGGTGATCCGGGAGCGAACCGGCAGCGGCGACGATCTGAAGGTCGTCGTGAGGTTCAACGGCGCCGGTGATAAGAAGCTGATGGTCAAGTATGCTCAACTGGAGCAGGCGTAG
- a CDS encoding HicB family protein — protein sequence MKYKVVLRESEEGFSVSCPGLPGCWSQGKTEEEALANIREAIREYLEARDAVMKDQETREVEVIV from the coding sequence ATGAAGTACAAAGTCGTTCTTCGGGAATCTGAAGAGGGGTTCAGCGTTTCATGCCCTGGCTTACCAGGGTGCTGGTCGCAGGGGAAAACAGAGGAGGAGGCCCTTGCCAATATCCGCGAGGCCATTCGGGAGTATTTGGAGGCCCGTGACGCGGTGATGAAGGACCAGGAGACCCGCGAGGTCGAGGTGATCGTTTAA
- a CDS encoding VapC toxin family PIN domain ribonuclease produces MMRVIVDTSAYSAFMRGHQDLTHALQQADEIYLNPVIIGELLAGFMRGRHRKKNQMELDQFVTSPRVSIVDVNEETAERYAVILNALWKAGTPIPTNDIWIAASAMQHGCRLLTVDAHYQKVDQILVEYFEVY; encoded by the coding sequence ATGATGCGGGTGATAGTCGATACATCGGCCTACTCGGCGTTTATGCGAGGTCATCAGGACCTCACGCATGCACTCCAGCAGGCCGACGAAATCTATCTCAATCCCGTTATTATAGGCGAACTGCTCGCCGGTTTTATGCGAGGACGGCACAGAAAAAAGAACCAAATGGAGCTGGATCAGTTCGTGACATCACCACGGGTGAGCATCGTGGATGTCAATGAGGAAACCGCCGAGAGGTACGCGGTGATCCTCAATGCGCTCTGGAAGGCGGGCACGCCGATACCTACCAACGATATCTGGATCGCGGCCAGCGCCATGCAGCACGGGTGTCGCCTTTTGACTGTGGATGCGCATTATCAGAAGGTCGACCAAATCCTCGTGGAGTATTTTGAGGTCTACTGA
- a CDS encoding DNA-binding response regulator, whose translation MKRDTIGKKIGVLIVDDHPVVRVGLRSLLSREPTIEVVGEAGTAAEAVAQAARLQPNVIIMDVRLPDSSGVEACREIRSADPKAHIIMLTSHADEDAVFNSIMAGAAGYLLKQVSEPELVQAIETVATGQSLLDPAVTHKVLEKIKRLATGRGISEISQLSAQEQKVLALVSEGMTNREVARALGLSDKTVKNYLSHVFEKLNLSRRAEAAAFFARHHMKLP comes from the coding sequence ATGAAACGAGACACGATAGGGAAGAAGATCGGCGTGCTCATTGTGGACGATCACCCGGTCGTCAGGGTCGGACTGCGATCGTTGCTGAGCCGCGAACCGACCATTGAGGTGGTGGGTGAAGCGGGAACGGCGGCCGAGGCGGTGGCTCAGGCGGCGCGGCTGCAGCCGAACGTCATCATCATGGACGTGCGCTTACCCGACAGCAGCGGGGTTGAGGCCTGCAGGGAGATCCGGAGTGCCGATCCAAAAGCGCACATCATTATGCTGACCTCCCATGCCGATGAGGACGCCGTCTTCAACTCGATCATGGCGGGAGCCGCCGGCTACCTGTTGAAGCAGGTCTCGGAACCGGAACTCGTGCAGGCCATCGAGACCGTCGCAACCGGACAATCGCTGCTTGATCCGGCGGTGACGCACAAGGTTCTGGAGAAGATCAAAAGGCTCGCGACCGGTCGAGGTATCAGTGAGATCTCTCAGCTTTCGGCCCAGGAGCAAAAGGTGCTGGCCCTCGTCTCTGAAGGCATGACCAATCGGGAGGTCGCACGCGCACTCGGACTGAGCGACAAGACGGTCAAGAACTATCTCTCCCACGTCTTCGAGAAACTCAACCTCTCCCGCCGCGCGGAGGCGGCGGCGTTCTTCGCCCGCCACCATATGAAGTTGCCCTGA
- a CDS encoding 4Fe-4S ferredoxin produces the protein MPRWGMVIDLDKCDGCQACVVACRTENNVPVAGPEEAEKGRAISWIEVPTTIEGDYPNVRTRFIPRLCMHCDNPPCTAVCPTGATYKDEEGLVAQIYPSCIGCRYCTSACPYTVKYFNWTTPEWPDQTDHFNPDVAVRPVGVVEKCTFCHHRLQKGKEQAKIEGRELREGDYVPACVQACPTKAMYFGDLDDPESTVSRLAKSTRSFRLLEELGTKPKVYYLTEGERYDGKKE, from the coding sequence ATGCCACGATGGGGGATGGTGATCGATCTGGATAAGTGTGACGGCTGCCAGGCCTGCGTGGTGGCCTGTCGGACGGAGAACAATGTCCCGGTCGCCGGGCCGGAGGAAGCCGAAAAAGGTCGAGCGATCTCTTGGATCGAGGTGCCCACGACCATCGAAGGGGACTATCCGAACGTGAGAACCCGCTTCATCCCGCGGCTCTGCATGCACTGTGATAACCCGCCTTGCACGGCGGTGTGCCCCACGGGCGCGACCTACAAGGATGAGGAGGGTCTGGTCGCGCAAATCTATCCGAGTTGCATCGGTTGTCGCTACTGCACCAGCGCCTGCCCGTATACGGTGAAGTACTTTAACTGGACGACACCCGAGTGGCCGGATCAGACGGATCATTTTAATCCGGACGTGGCCGTCAGACCGGTAGGGGTCGTCGAGAAATGTACGTTTTGCCACCATCGTCTGCAAAAGGGCAAAGAGCAGGCGAAGATCGAGGGGAGGGAGCTTCGAGAAGGAGATTATGTGCCGGCCTGTGTCCAGGCCTGCCCGACCAAGGCGATGTACTTCGGTGATCTGGACGATCCGGAGAGCACCGTCTCGCGGTTAGCGAAGAGCACTCGAAGCTTCCGGCTGCTTGAGGAACTGGGTACGAAGCCCAAGGTTTACTACCTTACGGAAGGAGAGCGTTATGACGGAAAAAAGGAGTAG
- a CDS encoding polysulfide reductase, giving the protein MTEKRSSHQQGMVLSGPSVQAEHDYSSHAARFEDPESDLIRPMLTTGNGFYRTAAALGAVAAWGLFAWLYQLWNGLGTTGLNRPVYWGLYVVNFVFFIGISHAGTLISAILRLCQAEWRRAITRSAEMMTVIALFFGVGSVVLDLGRPDRVFLLFRDGNIQSPLLWDMISITAYLTISSIYLYLALIPDIAILRDRVPGRRWLYRPLALGWTGSEQQQRYLKVAIGVMSVLVIPAALPIDSWVFAMIIQPMWHSIILGPYFAGAIFSAIAALLIVMGVIRRAYHLENYLKPAHFTNLGLLLVAMSLIWFYFTFAAHLTVYYGGATKEQTVFFSKLFGPYAPLFWAMMATNVVIPLLILSNRRTRTVTGTIVASVAVTVGMWLERLTIVVPSLANPRLPYATGVYHPSWVEWSVTAGFLAMFILVYMLCSKLFPIVSIWEIREGREKGFAEARERIESYLPGWAVLGARPVRIRNDDDRVLQN; this is encoded by the coding sequence ATGACGGAAAAAAGGAGTAGCCACCAACAAGGTATGGTCCTTTCAGGGCCGAGCGTCCAAGCCGAGCATGACTACAGCAGCCACGCGGCGCGGTTCGAGGATCCGGAATCTGACCTGATTCGGCCGATGCTCACAACCGGGAACGGGTTCTACCGGACTGCTGCCGCATTGGGCGCGGTGGCTGCGTGGGGGCTCTTCGCCTGGCTGTATCAACTCTGGAATGGCCTCGGCACCACGGGGCTGAACCGACCGGTCTACTGGGGTCTCTATGTGGTGAACTTCGTCTTCTTCATCGGCATCAGCCACGCCGGGACCCTGATCTCTGCCATCCTTCGGTTGTGCCAGGCAGAATGGCGACGGGCGATTACCCGGTCGGCCGAGATGATGACGGTCATTGCGCTCTTTTTCGGGGTGGGAAGCGTGGTTCTCGATCTCGGCAGACCGGACCGCGTCTTCTTACTCTTTCGGGACGGCAACATTCAATCCCCATTGCTCTGGGACATGATCAGCATCACCGCGTATCTGACGATCAGCAGCATCTACCTCTACCTCGCGCTGATCCCCGACATCGCGATCCTGCGGGATCGCGTACCGGGGCGCCGTTGGCTCTACCGTCCGCTTGCCCTGGGGTGGACGGGAAGCGAGCAACAGCAGCGGTACTTAAAGGTCGCCATTGGGGTGATGTCCGTCCTCGTGATCCCGGCGGCGCTGCCGATCGATTCCTGGGTATTTGCCATGATCATTCAGCCGATGTGGCACAGCATCATCCTGGGGCCCTACTTTGCGGGGGCGATCTTCTCCGCCATCGCCGCGCTGCTCATCGTCATGGGGGTCATCAGGCGAGCCTACCATCTTGAGAACTACCTCAAGCCGGCCCATTTCACCAATCTCGGCCTGCTGCTCGTGGCGATGTCGCTGATCTGGTTCTATTTCACCTTTGCGGCCCATTTGACCGTCTATTACGGCGGCGCAACGAAAGAGCAGACGGTTTTCTTCAGTAAGCTCTTTGGTCCATATGCCCCGCTGTTCTGGGCCATGATGGCGACCAACGTCGTGATCCCGCTGCTGATCCTCAGCAACAGGCGGACCCGGACGGTGACGGGGACCATTGTGGCGTCGGTTGCCGTGACCGTCGGAATGTGGCTCGAGCGCTTGACCATCGTGGTCCCCTCATTGGCCAACCCACGTCTGCCGTACGCCACAGGCGTGTATCACCCTTCATGGGTGGAATGGTCGGTGACGGCCGGTTTTCTTGCGATGTTCATCCTGGTGTACATGCTCTGCAGTAAGCTGTTTCCCATCGTATCGATCTGGGAGATCCGTGAGGGCAGGGAGAAAGGGTTCGCGGAGGCTCGCGAAAGGATCGAGAGCTACCTCCCGGGTTGGGCGGTCCTCGGGGCGAGGCCGGTCCGAATCCGAAATGATGATGATAGGGTACTTCAAAATTAG
- a CDS encoding plastoquinol--plastocyanin reductase — translation MVVHEQGEQVDHGRRMVNWLLGSSLGVLFVSIFYPIVKYLIPPKLAEPTTVSVTLPWKLAELKANSGRIFRFKSLPGILVKTSGGDLRAFSAVCTHLQCTVQYREDRQDIWCACHNGVYDLNGKNISGPPPRPLEALKLNVRGDQIIVMKG, via the coding sequence ATGGTCGTGCACGAGCAGGGCGAACAGGTTGATCATGGGCGGCGGATGGTCAATTGGTTGCTGGGGAGTTCCCTCGGCGTACTCTTCGTGTCCATCTTTTATCCGATCGTCAAATACCTGATTCCTCCAAAGCTCGCCGAGCCGACGACCGTCAGCGTGACCCTGCCCTGGAAGCTCGCGGAACTGAAGGCGAACTCTGGGCGGATATTTCGATTCAAAAGTCTTCCGGGTATTTTGGTGAAGACCTCCGGCGGCGATCTGCGCGCGTTCTCGGCCGTCTGTACGCACCTGCAGTGTACGGTGCAATACCGGGAAGATCGGCAGGACATCTGGTGCGCCTGTCACAACGGCGTATACGATCTGAATGGGAAAAATATCAGCGGCCCCCCGCCACGACCCTTGGAGGCCCTGAAGCTGAATGTCAGGGGAGATCAGATTATTGTCATGAAAGGATAA